CGAATTTTTGTGACTCGTCAGTGACCGGGCGGGCTGCCTGGACGTTTGAGACAGGTTTGAGGCGTCCGGATGTAGATGCTCTAACATAGACATACACTAGTAGTATAAGTCGCTTCCCACAACAGTGGAGCTGCCGAATGAAATCGGTCGATGGGAGCTGTTCCCAgtcagtggcggagacaggggggaccagcaggggccctggccccccctAACATTTATCATCTAAGCCTAATATGCATATGAAAAGGTCATTATTTGCCACTAAATTGGTGTATTTTGATGCAGCGGCCTTCCCCAATGAGGATTAGCAGCACTTGGCCCCCCTCATTTCATTTTCCTGGCTCCGCCGCTGTTCCCAGTGACTGTTCCACATATTAGGGTCCAAGAACAAACCTTGGATGTATGTAGCACGAAGCAGACATAtatgttttcctcaaaaaaaaaagcaGACATATATGTTATACTATCAAGGATTCAAGCTAAACAGGAATAATATATCCAAATCCGCCTCTCGAAACCACGAAGCAATGTTTATACTCTGCTGTCCAGAATTTCAGATGAAAGGATGTCGATTTGACGAGAAGGCAGGCAAACTCATGTTCGGGTAGGCCTAGTCTAGTCCCTGTCGTGCCGAGCTTCCTGCATCTCCGTCAGTCGTGCCGATACAGCGATGCTCAGCAGAGACGTGATAGCGGGCTAGCGGCCGGCCGCACGTCTCTCTCCTCCCCTCCGTGTAGCCGAGTTGGAGAAATTGGCCATCCGCAACACACCGTCATGTCCGTCCATAGCCGTCGGCGCTGTCGCTCCATGCTTCCTGTGGCAGCAGACATTGACCTGGAATTTCCTTGCCCGACCACCCGGCATGGCCGGCGAGCGGAACGGCGGGGAGCTCTGGAGAATCTTGCCGACGGAAGGCGCGTCCGCGCGCAAGCTCCAATCGGGACATATCGCCACTCCAGGGAAGAAACTTGATCGGGGATTTGAAGGAAGATCTGCGACGCAACGCGGCCACGCAGGTGTGCTTCCTGTCAGACAAGCTAAACCCTAATACTCCTGCTTTAATTTTTTGTAAGAGTCTTGTTTTAGAAAAAAAAAACTTTAATAGAGTTTAGGTAGAGCAACTCTAGCCGAGTCGTCGGATCAGTCCGATTGGCATGATATAATCACTAAAATGACAAATTTAATCAAAAAAACCATCTAGCAGAGTCATCATCTGGCTCTGAGTCGCCATAATTTTGGAGGGCGCTCCATATCGAGCCCTCAGGCCTTCATCTTTAGGGGCTATGGCCTATGTGCGTTGGTTTGGAGCACACACCATCCGCCAACCGCTCGTGCAGGAGGGAGGTTCTCCCTCAGCCTTCCGGGCGGCCCATCTCATCTCCCAGCCAATTGGCGTTGACGGCCATACGGCCATGCCAGCGAGAAGTGTGCCAATTAATGGCAACCGCCGCATGCCAACTGCCCCGACCACTCCTACCATGTTTCCTTTCACATTTTTTTTCGTGCTCTCTATGTTTTCCGCCGGCCAGTGCGGCTTTGGAAAGGTTGCCGCCATGGCCAAATAGCTCACAACCTTTACTTTCTTCCTCCCTATCGGCATGCCGCTTCCCATGCGGCCGGACTGGGTGCCGCTCTCCGAGGAGGAGGAGCAAATAGTGGATGAGGAACATGAGGAGGGGGGCGATTATGCGATGGGGGCCGTGCAAGAGGATCCTGCGCTCGATGACTACCCGGACTGAAAACCCAAAACACACTCCATTGAGTGGAATATCCACTCCATTGAATGGGAGATCCAGCACGACTACATGTAGATCCCGTATGAGAAGGAGGAAAGAGCTCACCCATGCCGGCCATCACGTGCTACCCGTCGCCTCGCTGCAAAGGAGGCATGGGATGAGCGCTATGCAGCCTATACCTTTGTCGTTTGCCCCGGTAAAACCTTCAATCACACCGCCGCAGGAAAGGCGTTAAAGGCCCAAAGGGACCGCATCGTGGGGCTCCATTACGAGGAGAAACAGGTGGATTCGGCGTTGGAGAGGCAGCATATCAGATGTCGCACATTCAACATGAAGATGACAGTCGCCGAGATGAATCGCGCCATATTGGGCTTTGCCCCCTTGAAAATTTCGTCCCCGACCTCGACGATGACAGGCAAGAATGGGATGAAGATGAAGTTGCCAGACCGTCACTGGCCATGCCTAGACAAAGAGTGGACTTATCACATACGCAGGTGCCCCGCGCACTGCATTAACAGTTGTTGAGGTGAGGAGCAACTAATGGTTCTCCCAAGAAGTTAAAAATCATCAATTTAGTAAAAAAATAAGTGTCACTAATTGACTTTTCTACACCTATGTGACCGCTTTGTAGTGCAATATTATCTCAAATTTGTGCTTTAGTCCCTCAAATTGAGTGTGGATTTTTTTAGTTGATGCAATAAAAAATAGAACATAAAAAAAGATACGGAGACTCTCGATCAATTAAATCTGGTCTTTTCAACACCCCTTTGGGTATCTCAAAAAGGAGAGCATGAACATGGGTAGACCGGTAAGAACAGCATTGGTTAAAGTTACGGTAATGATAACTCCCGAACGTTCGGGAGTTAAGCATGGCAACCCGAACGATTTAGATGGCAAGTTTAGTTTACGTGAGATTAGGGAAACACGGCAATTTTCTGACAAAAAAACGAAAAAGGACAAAGTTGCCATCCCCTGTCAACTAAAGTTGTCATCCCCTatgaactaaagttgccatgtaaaAATGTTTGGGACGAAATGCTCAAAATCCGAATGTTCGGGAGTTATTAGATTCCTAAAGTTAACCGTcctccataagacatgagtttACCCTTTTAACTACCGAGCTTCTTTTCGAACTGGTTTTCAATTATTTTTCACTCCTTGTTGGTGAGTTTGCGGTGATGGATGTGTATCCCGAGGTACGTAAACGGAAGAGCCCCCACCTCCGAAAAGACAAAGGATCGATTTCATATTCATAGCTTTCTCAAGATGGTTTCAGAAGTTCAAGTTTAACATAGATGGTTTCAACGTTCAGTTGTCGTCAAATCAAGCACAGTAGTTCAGGTTTCAACATGGAACGTTCATGTAGCTCAAACATGTTTCAGTGCAAATTTTTATGTTTTCTAATCGTGCATGGTTGAAAAGGGCATTTTTTCTTTACAATCTTGTATTTATTTTGTTACTGGGTTCTTCAAATCCTACAGATCAAAGGGGCTCTTAACTATCTGGCGTGAAACCCAGATCTACTAGGCACAAGTTGCAAGCTGATCTAAATTAAGTAGACAATATATGTGATAAAACAACAACTatatcataattaaattcattCAAGGAGGATCAGAAATATCCATCATCACTGTTCATATGTGAATGGTAACAGACCTTGTAATATACAGTCTGAAGGACAAGAGAAAAACAGAGACATGAGGAATGGCTTGTCCCGGCGAGTTTCTTATCATAATCCAAGTAACCCAAATTACAAATGATTTATGTGAGAAACAGAGGGGCATTACATCATAATTCATAGCTTCATTGATGACTATATCTCACacctctatatatatatatcataacaCCGCGGATCCCTAGCTTGCCAAGACCTTTGGAACCTGCACATTGTAATCAATCAAATTGCAAGCACAACCCTCAAAATAAAGGATAAATATTAGCCATGAGTTCTCCTGATAGCTGTGAGTTGAGAAAAAAGATGCACACCTGGCCTCATTGAACAAATGTATTCACCCATGTTTACATTTCTAGCACAATAACTGCAAAGAATGAAAATAACATACTGAGTTTCTTCAAAGGAATCAGTGCATAAAGAGATGTTCAGTGCATGATAACGTCATTTGTTCGGGATCAAAGTATGCAACTTACAGTCTGAATCAGTTTTGACCCATTTTGCGCCATCATCGTCTAGATCACGGAGTGCATCCTCAAGGCATTCATTGATCTCTTGCTCATCTGGCTTCCAGTCCAAATGTCTCCTAGGTACGAGCGCCGAAGAATTTTGCGGATGTATTTTCTTCTGAAGTATTGCCTTGAGCAGCTGAAATGGGAAGAAAATCATATATAAGATACTACTCAAGAGTCAACAGGTATAATTAACTACAAATGTACATAAGAATGTAAGTGTACCTTTTCCATTCTTGATTGAGGGAAAGAGTTCCTTGGATCTGGAACAGCAGAGGCAAAGCCACCCTTACGCATGAGTAGTTTGAGGAGCGAAGCAACTGATCTCGGCTTGAGTGTACTTGCTTTCTTCCCCGGTGAATCTTTTGCCTTACTTATGACGATCTTGTTAAACAGCTGGTCCCTGTGCTTCTCATTTATGCTCTCATCGACATTTTTGTGTGAAGCTACCTGGTCATCATCGTGCGGGTCATGAGTTTCCGTTTGGTCTTTGCTTGCTAGTATCATTGCAAACTCTTTCTGTATTTTGTCTACTTCCTCCTCTGTAAACTTGATGGCATCTTGCATGGACTGCCCATCCTCGGAAGCATCCTGCACTTGTGCTACCTCCTCTATCTGCTTATTTCCAAATGTCCCAATGGCAAGCAATGATTGGGGCCAATCGCTGAACTCGTCGTTGCGACAGTCCGGCACTTTAGAACCTGCACACCAGAACTAAATTAAGTTGCTAGTTCCATGAAAAGATATAAAGGTATGGTCCTAAGTTCACACTAGCTTAAATTGGATGTCCGGACCATGGACCACTAAGTTTAAAATTCTTAAACCCCAGTCGTTCTCATCAGCTTATCACTGGTTAGATATATGTTTTTGCCCATGCTTACTCCACATCCTGATGTTCTCTTTCCGTTTTCATATGTCGGCAATCGCTTGATCACATATATAATAGTTAAAGAATGCATCCATTCTCCAATATGAGCTCTGTTTGTTAACAGGCTTAGTTGACAGCCTGACTTATGATAATACCAGTGTAACTTCAGACGGGATTAGTTGACTTCAGATCAATAGAACAAAACCATCCAAGGTCAGGATTCTACCCAGAATAAATGACATTATGTTTGTTGACAGGCTGAGAGTTGGGGCTGTAAAGTAATCATGACATTTTTTACATAAAGAACGACAAACACGAGAAAATCAAAGTATGCAGAAACAAAAATATATTTGCTTTGTTTCCTCGAAAAAATTGTATTTGCTTCCATTAGTTGAGACTTTGATTCATGCCGACTAGTTGTACGGAATAGGAGAGCACGAAACAGAGTTAGGGATAGAAAATAATGGAGAACAAGTCAGGGAATGTCACTAAACTAAGTACACTGGCATTATAGTCATCAAAGTTAGCTTCATCGCTAGACCATTACTAGATCTAAAGACCAACGGAGTGCGGAAAATTAGAGATCCTTGAATCATTAAAAAAAAGACCAGCAGGGGGAGGGACAAGCAAAATTACTTcatcaattttattttattttgggccGAGGAAGCAAAAATAACTTTGATGACCGGAGCTAACCGACGCAGGTGAAACTTCGGAGCAAAGATGTAACCATTTTTCAAGGAGTAAAAGCAGAGAACAAAGATACTGTCTTTTTCCTCATGTTTTCAAGCGGTTAAAGGAAATGGTGGTCGTTCTTCTGGACTAGTCTATAGCACACAGTACTTATTTGATGAACAAGAAAGCGGAAGTTCTTCCCAAGCGCACTCACGAGAAGGCCCGGAGGAACTGGCCGGGAAGCGGCTGGCCTCCTGCTTCCCGCTGATCTTGTTCGCCATCCAGCTGAAAATCTGCAAGAAAAACAGAGGTTGGTCACATTACCATAGCGCCACCACGCAAGCAGAGGTTCCGCCATCACCAGTCAACCACCCATCCGCACCTTTTCAAGCACATGAAACCTACTGCAAAATAAAGATCGCATCGGTGGGCGATGGCATGAGCCTTTACCTTCATCTTCCTTGCTTAGGAATGGAGGTCGGGAGTGAGcggcgaagccgatgcgggtgccgaGACTGCAAGAGGCAGAGTGATGAGGAGCTGATGACCGAGAGAGAGTGCGAGAGATGTAGGCGAGAGGCCTTGCACTTGAAGCGGTGGTGGTGGCCGCTGCTACTGGCGATGGAAGAAGCGGTGTCACACAGTGAGTGGCAGTGTGGAGCTACTACTAGTAGCTCGGCTTGCTTATTGGAGCGATTTGAAGGGGGTGGCGCAAGTCCCAAGGCTTTGTAGCGTGGCTGATGAGGTGCTGCTAGCTAGCTTATACATGCTTCATCTGGCATGTCACTTCCTGGCCTTATTTTTCTCCGAGATGTTGACATTCCCTTTTCGGAGGAGCATTCTGAGGTGGCGCCAGCCAGCCAGACGTGGGTTTTAGCACCTCAAGAAAATCTCCCCCGTATCAGCTGGTCGATCGATATTTCTCCAGAGAAATATGCATTCGAAATGATCTGTCCGCGGACGCGGGCGGGCCTCAAATTTTACCATTTACAACCACATACACTATTTTTAGAACATTTATTACATGAGCCATGCACAACGATCATTCCTTCCGTCTTGGGCCGGCTGGACCGTCAAAACATACAAAAATTGCTCATACTTAA
Above is a window of Triticum dicoccoides isolate Atlit2015 ecotype Zavitan chromosome 5B, WEW_v2.0, whole genome shotgun sequence DNA encoding:
- the LOC119305586 gene encoding uncharacterized protein LOC119305586 isoform X2; protein product: MKIFSWMANKISGKQEASRFPASSSGPSRSKVPDCRNDEFSDWPQSLLAIGTFGNKQIEEVAQVQDASEDGQSMQDAIKFTEEEVDKIQKEFAMILASKDQTETHDPHDDDQVASHKNVDESINEKHRDQLFNKIVISKAKDSPGKKASTLKPRSVASLLKLLMRKGGFASAVPDPRNSFPQSRMEKLLKAILQKKIHPQNSSALVPRRHLDWKPDEQEINECLEDALRDLDDDGAKWVKTDSDFIVLEM
- the LOC119305586 gene encoding uncharacterized protein LOC119305586 isoform X1 — encoded protein: MKIFSWMANKISGKQEASRFPASSSGPSRSKVPDCRNDEFSDWPQSLLAIGTFGNKQIEEVAQVQDASEDGQSMQDAIKFTEEEVDKIQKEFAMILASKDQTETHDPHDDDQVASHKNVDESINEKHRDQLFNKIVISKAKDSPGKKASTLKPRSVASLLKLLMRKGGFASAVPDPRNSFPQSRMEKLLKAILQKKIHPQNSSALVPRRHLDWKPDEQEINECLEDALRDLDDDGAKWVKTDSDCKLHTLIPNK